GGCCCTTGATCAGGCTGGCAGTATCGTTGGGCCGCTCCAGTGGAAACATGTGCCCGCCCGGAACGCTGTGATACTCCCCCTGCGGCATCGCACGTACCGCCATGGCGTGGTGCTTGCGGATCACCCGACTGCGATCGCCACGCACCATGGCCAGTGGCACCTGCAGTTGACGCGCAGGGGCCGGGCTGACATGGGGAATGCTGCGGTAGATGCGCATCTCGGTGCTGGGATCGAAGCGCAGACGCACGCCCTCCTCCACCGTTTGCAACCCGTGCTCGAGATAAGCTTCGAGGCAATCGGGATCGAACTGGCGGAACAGCGTCTTGCTGGCAAAGTAACTGCGTGCACTGTCGCGATCAGGAAACGCCTCGCGCCGTCCTTCGGTTCGCCCGGCTGGCGTGATGCGATCGATGAAACCGAAGC
The Pseudomonas putida genome window above contains:
- a CDS encoding alpha/beta fold hydrolase, whose product is MSQQIFFAHANGFPSATYGKLFAALAPDYQVCHLEQHAHDPRFPVDDNWQNLVDELLHHLAQQPAPVWGVGHSLGGVLHLHAALRRPELYRGVVMLDSPVLTRADQWLIRTAKRFGFIDRITPAGRTEGRREAFPDRDSARSYFASKTLFRQFDPDCLEAYLEHGLQTVEEGVRLRFDPSTEMRIYRSIPHVSPAPARQLQVPLAMVRGDRSRVIRKHHAMAVRAMPQGEYHSVPGGHMFPLERPNDTASLIKGLFDRWSQA